A region from the Arachis ipaensis cultivar K30076 chromosome B01, Araip1.1, whole genome shotgun sequence genome encodes:
- the LOC107637657 gene encoding protein FAR1-RELATED SEQUENCE 5-like isoform X1, translating to MEVTLSEEDANCGGSEGDGYEDELSELEDLAGLSVDDILKKVWDSIDNAYEFYRGFGKLYGFGVRKGDSGKDCEGNLVRYRFFCNKEGSRERKYYDRVDRTRVHKPEIRTNYKTMLSVYLDKNDKYWKVRKLVTKHNHELTPVGMVHLIANHRGLTEVAKSQIVGMQAHGIATSKIVRYMAGMAGGYSLLGFLKKDVYNYADKQRRIKIAYGDANSALVYLEGKTESDPMAIAKYNVTSGNRLANLIWVDGTSRVDYQSFGDVLAFDSTYKKNKYKRPVVIFSGTNNHKQTTIFGFGLLLDESLASYQWMLENLMEIMCGKKPFVVVTDGDKAMIKAVFEVLPESTHRLCAWHVEKNVTSNVKDADLRGLFRRWLYADMATEDFESEWEQAADEYGLHEK from the coding sequence ATGGAGGTGACTCTGAGCGAGGAGGATGCTAATTGTGGAGGGAGTGAAGGTGATGGGTACGAGGATGAACTTTCTGAGTTGGAAGACCTTGCCGGACTAAGTGTGGATGACATCTTGAAGAAGGTATGGGACAGCATTGATAATGCATATGAGTTCTATCGAGGGTTCGGCAAACTGTATGGATTCGGGGTGCGAAAGGGTGACTCCGGAAAAGACTGTGAGGGGAATCTGGTAAGGTATAGGTTTTTTTGTAACAAGGAAGGCTCGAGGGAACGTAAATACTACGACAGGGTTGACAGAACGAGGGTACACAAACCGGAGATAAGAACTAACTACAAGACAATGTTATCGGTTTATTTAGACAAAAATGATAAGTATTGGAAGGTTAGGAAGTTAGTCACCAAACACAATCACGAGCTGACACCGGTAGGAATGGTGCACTTGATTGCCAATCATCGTGGGTTAACGGAAGTTGCAAAGAGTCAGATAGTTGGGATGCAAGCACATGGTATTGCAACGTCTAAGATTGTAAGGTACATGGCTGGTATGGCCGGTGGCTATTCGTTGTTGGGGTTCCTGAAGAAGGATGTCTATAACTATGCTGACAAACAGCGGCGTATTAAAATAGCTTATGGCGATGCAAATTCTGCATTAGTGTATCTAGAGGGAAAAACCGAATCAGACCCCATGGCAATCGCAAAATATAATGTGACTAGTGGCAACAGGCTCGCAAATCTGATCTGGGTGGACGGAACTAGCAGAGTCGATTACCAATCCTTTGGCGATGTATTGGCGTTCGATTCAAcctacaagaaaaataaatacaagAGACCAGTTGTGATTTTTTCTGGAACAAACAATCATAAGCAGACCACTATATTCGGGTTCGGGTTGTTGCTTGATGAAAGTCTGGCATCCTATCAGTGGATGCTAGAGAATTTGATGGAGATCATGTGTGGTAAGAAGCCGTTTGTAGTGGTGACTGACGGGGACAAAGCTATGATAAAAGCAGTTTTTGAAGTCCTCCCCGAGTCGACGCATCGACTGTGTGCATGGCATGTGGAGAAGAACGTCACATCAAATGTAAAGGATGCTGATTTACGTGGGCTGTTTAGGAGATGGTTGTACGCGGATATGGCGACAGAGGACTTTGAATCGGAATGGGAGCAGGCCGCCGATGAGTATGGCCTCCACGAGAAGTAG
- the LOC107637657 gene encoding protein FAR-RED ELONGATED HYPOCOTYL 3-like isoform X2, with product MYDKKEMWASAYLRDKVCVGYRTTSRCEGINAYVNKFSKATHTILELVQCLEMVAREYRNKEMLLQFQSINSVPVMTTCLRSIERHVASVYTREVFGDVKKEIDGVGALILISKRRIMNTMVYTLEEYEEPDLHIMSSFGWSTGKLSCQYNLWKKHGYPCKHMFFVMKAEHLKEMPNKIVLRRWRTDAKSPEHYRESWGDISERGVILRHGALHSVSQWMFFLGAQRLSMFQKTMCGIKLLGKDLELEYRAFHTGVRWSDKNVGEGNPVVRDPVVAKAKGAPKIAKKKTLGKRRRWYTGRIGSTNVKVLMPPA from the exons ATGTATGATAAAAAAGAGATGTGGGCAAGTGCTTATCTGCGTGACAAGGTCTGCGTGGGCTACCGGACTACATCTCGCTGTGAAGGAATTAACGCATATGTGAACAAGTTTTCGAAGGCCACCCACACAATTTTGGAGCTGGTGCAGTGCTTAGAGATGGTTGCCCGTGAGTATCGGAATAAGGAGATGCTTCTCCAGTTTCAATCCATAAACTCGGTTCCGGTTATGACAACATGCCTCAGAAGTATTGAACGACATGTCGCTTCAGTGTACACCAGAGAAGTGTTTGGTGATGTTAAAAAGGAGATCGATGGGGTTGGTGCATTGATCTTGATTAGCAAAAGGAGGATCATGAATACAATGGTATACACCCTGGAGGAGTACGAAGAACCTGATTTGCACATAATGTCGTCCTTCGGTTGGTCAACTGGGAAGTTAAGTTGCCAATATAATTTATGGAAGAAGCATGGTTATCCATGCAAGCACATGTTCTTCGTCATGAAGGCAGAGCATCTAAAGGAGATGCCCAATAAGATTGTTCTGCGAAGGTGGAGAACTGATGCAAAGTCCCCTGAGCATTACAGAGAAAGTTGGGGAGACATTAGCGAGCGTGGTGTCATCCTCCGACATGGGGCACTCCATTCCGTCTCGCAGTGGATGTTTTTCCTGGGGGCACAAAGGTTGTCCATGTTCCAGAAGACAATGTGTGGAATTAAATTGTTAGGTAAAGACCTCGAGTTGGAATATAGGGCATTTCATACTGGGGTGCGATGGAGCGACAAAAACGTTGGTGAAGGTAATCCCGTGGTAAGGGATCCAGTTGTTGCTAAGGCAAAGGGGGCCCCAAAAATTGCAAAGAAGAAGACACTTGGTAAAAGGAGGCGTTGGTATACAGGCCGGATCGG GTCGACGAATGTGAAGGTTTTAATGCCACCGGCTTAA
- the LOC107613727 gene encoding uncharacterized protein LOC107613727, which produces MDTGRFRYYVVRRGRKPGIYTSWEECNQQVYGFKGSQYKGFMVRREAESWWSLPRQDPNGDNTVHEAQELAVSFGDLKVGECVNVTGDGSSGSGTAATELLLHEPDMEKLLLRVCVQLQVGPPVFFLRDSFRSEGKKYHGFGVSLQSTAKGINFFESGRLSTDERLARQDAAFITLERLLEEAEVKIFDFNIQVVLRYKEALAEAQRVARLSVTEHVMMLEEENDELKQRLGLYNQMFM; this is translated from the exons ATGGATACTGGACGGTTCCGTTACTACGTTGTGAGGAGAGGAAGAAAGCCAGGCATTTACACCTCGTGGGAAGAATGCAATCAACAAGTGTATGGCTTCAAGGGGAGTCAGTACAAGGGCTTCATGGTAAGGCGCGAGGCGGAGTCGTGGTGGAGTTTGCCAAGACAAGACCCCAACGGTGATAACACTGTACATGAGGCTCAAGAGTTGGCGGTAAGCTTCGGAGATCTGAAGGTTGGAGAGTGTGTCAACGTTACGGGAGACGGGAGCAGCGGATCTGGCACCGCGGCGACCGAGTTGCTGCTTCATGAGCCAG ACATGGAGAAATTGCTGTTAAGGGTTTGTGTTCAGCTTCAGGTTGGTCCGCCAGTCTTTTTCCTGCGTGACAGCTTCCGTAGCGAAGGAAAGAAGTATCATGGGTTTGGGGTTTCTTTGCAAAGTACTGCGAAGGGGATTAACTTCTTCGAGTCTGGAAGGTTGTCGACTGATGAGCGATTGGCAAGGCAGGATGCCGCCTTCATCACTTTGGAGAGGCTCCTGGAGGAGGCGGAGGTGAAAATATTCGACTTTAATATCCAAGTCGTTCTTCGATACAAGGAAGCGCTTGCTGAGGCACAGCGGGTGGCAAGGTTGTCAGTCACGGAGCATGTAATGATGCTGGAGGAAGAGAACGATGAGCTGAAGCAAAGGTTGGGACTCTACAACCAGATGTTCATGTAG